One Plasmodium cynomolgi strain B DNA, chromosome 12, whole genome shotgun sequence genomic region harbors:
- a CDS encoding elongation factor 2 (putative), with the protein MVNFTVDQVREIMNKTKQIRNMSVIAHVDHGKSTLTDSLVSKAGIISSKHAGDARFTDTRADEQERCITIKSTGISMYFEHDLEDGEGKKPFLINLIDSPGHVDFSSEVTAALRVTDGALVVVDTIEGVCVQTETVLYQALGERIKPVLHVNKVDRALLELQMEVEDIYQTFARTIESVNVIISTYTDKLMGDIQVYPEKGTVSFGSGLQGWAFTLETFSRIYSKKFGIEKSKMMQRLWGNSFYDAKTKKWSKNQQEGYKRGFCQFIMEPILNLCQSIMNDDKDKYTKMLTNIGVELKGDDKNLTGKQLLKKAMQLWLPAGDTLLEMIVTHLPSPATAQKYRVENLYEGPMDDEAANAIRNCDPQGPLMMYISKMVPTSDKGRFYAFGRVFSGTVATGQKVRIQGPHYVPGEKTDLYEKNIQRTVLMMGRYTEQVQDVPCGNTCCLVGVDQYIVKSGTITTFKEAHNIADMKYSVSPVVRVAVKPKDSKQLPKLVDGLKKLAKSDPLVLCQTDESGEHIISGCGELHIEICLKDLKDEYAQIDFIVSDPVVSYRETVTEESSITCLGKSPNKHNRLFMKAFPLAEGLPEDIDKSKVSDKDDPKARANYLHSNYQWDKNLALKIWAFGPETIGPNLLTDNTSGIQYMNEIKVHCVAAFQWASKEGVLCEENMRGCEFRMLDVHMHADAIHRGAGQIMPACKKCIYACELTAFPRLVEPIYLVDISCPQDVVSGVYSVLNKRRGIVISEDQKLGTPLLKIQAHLPVAESFGFTSALRAATSGQAFPQCVFDHWSVLYDDPFDSNKNSYKIIMNIRERKGIKVEMPQLDNYLDKL; encoded by the coding sequence atggtgaacttCACAGTGGACCAGGTTCGTGAGATCATGAACAAAACCAAGCAGATCAGGAACATGTCCGTTATAGCACATGTGGACCATGGAAAGTCAACCCTAACAGATTCTCTAGTTTCCAAAGCTGGTATTATTTCTAGTAAACATGCAGGAGATGCACGTTTTACGGACACGAGAGCAGATGAACAGGAAAGGTGCATTACCATCAAGTCGACCGGTATTTCTATGTACTTTGAGCACGATTTGGAAGATGGTGAAGGAAAGAAACCCTTTCTTATTAACCTAATCGATTCCCCAGGACATGTTGATTTTTCATCAGAAGTCACAGCAGCGTTAAGAGTTACAGATGGTGCCTTAGTTGTGGTGGATACCATTGAAGGAGTGTGTGTGCAAACAGAAACCGTGTTGTACCAAGCGTTAGGAGAAAGAATCAAGCCAGTGTTACATGTGAATAAAGTGGACAGAGCGTTGCTAGAATTACAGATGGAAGTGGAAGATATATATCAGACCTTTGCCAGAACGATTGAAAGTGTGAATGTCATTATCTCGACATATACGGACAAGCTGATGGGAGACATTCAGGTATACccagaaaaaggaacagtGTCCTTTGGTTCAGGTTTACAAGGCTGGGCATTCACCTTAGAAACGTTTTCTCGAATTTACTCCAAAAAGTTTGGTATTGAGAAGAGCAAAATGATGCAGCGCTTATGGGGTAACAGCTTTTATGATGCCAAGACGAAGAAGTGGTCCAAAAATCAACAGGAAGGATATAAGAGAGGTTTCTGTCAGTTCATCATGGAGccaattttaaatttatgtcaGTCCATCATGAATGACGATAAGGATAAGTACACAAAGATGTTGACAAATATCGGAGTTGAATTAAAAGgagatgataaaaatttaacagGAAAACAGTTACTGAAAAAAGCAATGCAGTTGTGGTTACCAGCAGGAGATACCCTACTCGAAATGATTGTCACGCATTTGCCATCCCCAGCCACAGCACAAAAATACCGTGTAGAGAATCTGTATGAAGGTCCCATGGATGATGAAGCGGCTAATGCTATTCGTAACTGTGACCCACAAGGTCCGCTTATGATGTACATATCCAAAATGGTGCCCACATCTGACAAGGGAAGATTTTACGCCTTTGGTCGTGTTTTCTCAGGAACAGTTGCAACAGGACAGAAGGTAAGAATCCAAGGTCCACATTACGTACcaggagaaaaaacggaTCTGTATGAGAAGAACATTCAAAGGACTGTACTTATGATGGGTAGGTACACCGAACAAGTGCAGGATGTCCCATGTGGTAATACCTGTTGTTTAGTCGGAGTAGATCAGTATATTGTAAAATCAGGAACGATTACAACTTTTAAAGAAGCACATAACATTGCTGATATGAAGTATAGTGTCTCTCCAGTTGTGCGTGTTGCTGTGAAGCCAAAGGATAGCAAGCAGTTACCAAAATTAGTTGATggtcttaaaaaattggccAAGTCGGATCCATTAGTCTTATGTCAGACGGATGAATCAGGAGAACACATCATTTCTGGTTGTGGTGAATTACACATTGAAATTTGCTTAAAAGATTTAAAAGACGAGTATGCACAGATTGACTTTATCGTGTCCGACCCCGTTGTTTCCTATCGAGAAACTGTCACAGAAGAGTCCTCCATTACTTGTTTGGGTAAGTCACCAAATAAACACAACCGTCTTTTTATGAAAGCCTTCCCATTAGCTGAAGGGTTGCCAGAAGATATTGACAAGAGTAAAGTATCAGATAAGGATGATCCCAAAGCAAGGGCAAATTATCTACACAGTAATTATCAGTGGGACAAAAACTTAGCTTTGAAAATCTGGGCTTTTGGACCAGAAACAATTGGACCTAATTTGTTGACTGATAATACAAGTGGTATTCAATACATGAATGAAATTAAGGTGCACTGTGTAGCAGCTTTTCAGTGGGCATCCAAAGAAGGAGTCTTATGTGAAGAAAACATGAGAGGTTGTGAGTTTAGAATGTTAGACGTTCATATGCATGCTGATGCTATACATAGAGGTGCAGGACAAATTATGCCTGCTTGTAAGAAATGTATCTACGCATGCGAATTGACTGCTTTTCCAAGATTAGTAGAACCCATTTACCTTGTTGATATTAGCTGTCCGCAAGATGTTGTTAGTGGAGTCTACTCAGTATTAAACAAAAGAAGAGGTATTGTTATTTCTGAAGATCAGAAATTAGGTACGCCACTACTAAAAATACAGGCACATCTCCCTGTCGCAGAATCTTTTGGTTTCACCTCTGCATTACGAGCTGCCACTTCCGGACAAGCCTTCCCACAATGTGTCTTTGATCACTGGTCTGTACTTTATGATGATCCTTTTGACTCCAACAAGAATTcgtacaaaattattatgaacATTAGAGAGAGAAAGGGTATTAAGGTCGAAATGCCGCAGTTAGACAACTACTTGGATAAGTTGTAA
- a CDS encoding hypothetical protein (putative): protein MLSLIKSVFSNAQDEKALNVLIIGECESGKTSLFNLIGSFHNKSKYDILNTVIPTGNKNGICALGFNTKKITFNKKPLKIYDLEGTATNTTNIYDYYYDDADVIFYVIDAKDEKHIFKAILYLSCLSTNGGLSDGGPSDGRLPGGKLPDGKLPDGRLPDGRLPDGKLPDGKLPDESTTCKKGRQFLKPIFILGNKSEDTSAFFSAPCISNYINSIDVYKNERFWQFLLSSENNFLKHYLGVLHEKVLNCAFADDAEGEQTDQKKTKGEGNQDGQNGEITKNERYDTKEENIQKAFLPEQAQKKTHSDIVKDIKRGRKGAITVEDIENDQLLERLLKKVVNDHVNNYKRIPIQVYNISVLRNKGVYEVVEKIFDEYFFSGMYTNREGDDHTGKPSIHPRDSRMHHVDMTEQLHTVSNSAYVMYERNSSSVNLFIEHIQHLYFGKSTFDNVPKKLFFLHQGNAKYRKKYKIKKKDQLGENGTAAGLKKGEAAEQMKKTYDAEETYDAEKTYDAEETYDAKETYDAEETYNADETYEAKETLCPDRTLSLDNPPPMDKAIPEGKSGEGEREHTKGEITAIGVNDNSGGGGANAEVKREELDIKTGEVSKRTKIEQKGEISQVGHAAEERPERREDVATEAIKGEMHPNSGEFIEDEAESEEIKSRDLFQADKEQCCQNYANLAHHTDYSSNEETPKRGSPLCEENHINGHMDEGKNVIRKGKINKKKYFIVEKKKKKKFLHSGKKINDVEENSSNSLEDVNLMNVMRIDSLNKI from the exons ATGCTATCCCTAATAAAGTCCGTCTTTTCCAACGCGCAAGACGAGAAGGCGCTGAACGTGTTAATAATAGGCGAGTGCGAATCAGGAAAAACGAGTCTGTTCAATCTGATCGGTAGTTTTCACAACAAAAGCaaatatgatatattaaaCACGGTAATACCCACGGGgaataaaaatggcatttgTGCCCTCGGATTTAACACGAAGAAAATTACCTTCAATAAAAAgcctttaaaaatatatgacttGGAAGGCACGGCGACAAACACGACAAATATTTACGATTATTATTATGATGACGCGGACGTTATATTTTACGTGATTGATGCGAAGGATGAGAAGCACATTTTTAAGGCGATCCTTTATTTGTCTTGTTTAAGTACGAATGGGGGGCTGTCTGATGGGGGGCCGTCTGATGGGAGACTGCCGGGTGGGAAACTTCCTGATGGGAAACTTCCTGATGGGAGACTGCCCGATGGGAGACTGCCCGATGGGAAACTTCCTGATGGGAAACTTCCTGACGAGAGCACCACctgtaaaaagggaaggcaatttttaaaacctaTTTTCATTCTAGGAAATAAATCCGAAGACACGtcagcctttttttccgctcccTGCATATCcaattatataaattcaatagatgtgtacaaaaatgaaagattCTGGCAGTTCCTTCTGTCGAGTGAAAACAACTTTTTGAAGCACTACTTGGGCGTGCTTCATGAAAAGGTTCTGAACTGCGCCTTCGCTGATGACGCTGAGGGGGAGCAAACCGATCAGAAGAAGACGAAAGGAGAGGGAAATCAGGAtggtcaaaatggagaaatcaCAAAAAACGAGCGATATGAcacaaaggaggaaaatatcCAAAAAGCGTTCCTTCCCGaacaagcacaaaaaaaaacccacaGCGACATCGTGAAGGACATCAAGAGGGGGCGAAAGGGGGCCATCACTGTAGAGGACATCGAGAATGACCAACTGCTAGAAAGGTTACTCAAAAAGGTCGTTAACGATCATGTTAATAATTACAAACGTATACCTATACAAGTCTATAACATTAGCGTACTAAGAAATAAAGGAGTGTATGAAGTGGTTGAAAAGATTTTTgacgaatatttttttagcgGCATGTATACAAATAGGG AAGGGGATGACCACACGGGAAAGCCAAGTATTCACCCCAGAGATAGCAGAATGCACCACGTAGACATGACGGAACAGTTGCACACCGTGTCAAACAGTGCTTATGTGATGTACGAACGGAATAGCAGTTCGGTGAATTTATTTATCGAGCATATACAGCACCTATATTTTGGGAAGAGCACTTTTGATAATGTGCCAAAGAagcttttcttcctccatcaggggaatgcaaaatatagaaaaaaatataaaattaagaagaaGGACCAGCTGGGGGAAAATGGAACTGCTGCGGGactgaaaaagggggaagcggcagagCAGATGAAAAAAACTTACGATGCTGAAGAAACGTATGATGCTGAAAAAACGTATGACGCTGAAGAAACGTATGATGCTAAAGAAACGTACGACGCTGAAGAAACGTATAACGCTGATGAAACCTACGAGGCGAAGGAAACCCTCTGCCCAGACAGAACCCTCTCGCTTGATAACCCCCCGCCAATGGATAAGGCAATACCAGAGGGTAAATCAGGCGAGGGGGAAAGGGAACACACGAAAGGTGAAATCACAGCGATAGGTGTAAATGATAACtcaggaggagggggagcgAACGCGGAAGTTAAAAGGGAAGAGTTGGACATCAAAACGGGTGAAGTGTCGAAGAGaacaaaaattgaacaaaagggggaaatcaGCCAAGTGGGCCACGCCGCAGAGGAGAGGCCAGAACGCAGAGAAGACGTAGCAACAGAGGCGATCAAAGGAGAGATGCACCCAAATAGTGGTGAATTCATAGAAGACGAAGCAGaaagtgaagaaataaaatcaaGGGACCTTTTCCAAGCTGATAAGGAACAATGTTGTCAGAATTACGCAAACCTCGCTCACCATACGGACTATTCGTCAAACGAGGAGACGCCAAAACGTGGCAGCCCCCTTTGTGAAGAGAATCATATAAATGGCCACATGGACGAGGGTAAGAATGTCATACgcaagggaaaaattaacaagaaaaaatacttcattgtggaaaaaaagaaaaaaaaaaaatttctccacagtgggaaaaaaataaatgatgtaGAGGAAAATTCAAGCAATTCCCTGGAAGACGTTAACCTGATGAATGTTATGCGAATAGATTCGCTTAACAAAATTTAG
- a CDS encoding acetyl-CoA acetyltransferase (putative), with protein MMTTNNLRSVFVAGYARTPIGSLSGSLSQIPVHKLAGPTILKALERSQIEKDEVDCLIFGQSLPAGCGPLPLQRVVVATGINLNAKTHLVSNMCCGGLDAVTLGYELIKGGKDICVVGAMESMSQSPFYLKNIRTEKYHLGNSLLNDSIVCDGYDYIVSNKELKRNNNMEQFCKKFKIPRVDLDAYVVNSFKRTANAYSDNLIQQELFPLIIQRKKNPITNEKTVIETDEMYKKYNLDDICNLSIDSVVTSCNTAPFADGACAIVLMSEHKLNQLQINPLVQIVTYDHASVYPSDAPLSISHSIIKCLKKVNKSSVDYYEINESSALDVVYNIRNLGLDDSNVNINGGALSIGHPSSVSGSRILISLITVLKNFDMKLGCASINNYLGTSTSVIVENV; from the exons atgatgacaacAAACAACCTGAGAAGTGTGTTCGTCGCGGGCTATGCCAGGACGCCCATCGGTTCCCTGAGTGGGAGCCTGTCACAAATACCTGTGCATAAGTTAG CCGGCCCAACCATCTTGAAGGCCCTGGAGCGAAgccaaattgaaaaagacGAAGTGGACTGCCTAATCTTCGGACAGTCCCTCCCTGCGGGGTGCGGCCCGCTACCCCTCCAGAGGGTGGTAGTTGCCACGG GGATAAACCTAAACGCGAAGACGCACCTGGTAAGCAACATGTGCTGCGGAGGGCTGGACGCCGTCACCCTCGGTTATGAGCTAATCAAAGGCGGGAAGGACATCTGCGTAGTTGGCGCCATGGAATCCATGTCGCAAAGCCccttttacttaaaaaatataagaacaGAGAAGTACCATCTTGGGAACAGCCTCCTAAATGACAGCATCGTCTGCGATGGGTACGACTACATTGTTAGCAACaaggaattaaaaagaaataataacatggaacagttttgcaaaaaatttaaaatccCCAGAGTAGACCTCGATGCATATGTAGTCAATTCGTTTAAAAGAACAGCCAATGCATACAGTGACAATTTAATTCAACAAGAATTGTTTCCGTTAATAAttcaaaggaagaaaaacccCATCACGAATGAAAAAACGGTTATCGAAACGGAtgaaatgtacaaaaaatataaccttGATGATATTTGTAATTTAAGTATTGACTCTGTAGTAACGAGCTGTAACACTGCACCGTTTGCAGATGGTGCTTGTGCAATTGTACTTATGAGTGAACATAAATTAAACCAACTGCAAATAAATCCGTTAGTGCAAATTGTGACGTATGATCATGCATCCGTCTACCCTTCTGATGCTCCACTCAGTATCTCTCACTCAATTATCAAGTGtcttaaaaaggtaaataaaTCCTCTGTTGATTATTACGAGATTAATGAATCCTCCGCTTTAGACGTAGTGTACAATATTCGCAACTTAGGCTTAGACGATTCTAATGTGAATATAAATGGTGGGGCTTTATCCATAGGGCATCCAAGTTCTGTATCCGGATCAAGGATCCTCATTTCGCTCATTACTGTTTTGAAAAACTTTGACATGAAGTTGGGTTGCGCTTCTATAAATAACTACCTAGGCACGTCCACCTCTGTCATTGTGGAGAACGtctag
- a CDS encoding hypothetical protein (putative), translating to MLRISGRRCKHSASAASTKWKSSESPGTQYRKISLKWDETNISLHVFDLVPRNKNNGEMLEMKSMNIIKDMSKTNYDFAVFGIGYVDYDKILKSFNRAELVRRKMIDSIHTNMKKVNGQYISLIQQCLLLNVPHFCLGRDRVTELASIGTAIFSNPKEIFSLVYYFLINSDKAVSASSDVPPPRGDEHKKDVIELNLENHAPHFYHALIVENALYLIYNLHAILLKVFRSKFYVPPNDSFQNRSSNKNQMKKTELYAEYELCPEKKEVKILVVCDTICVDYFCNYVKKNLHLWKNITPFYHEIFALEKKNTYKFSLSLFLFIFAPVAWTLTLLLRYLYHLWIEYFTKGKVITVGGDAFFQDSKLIDTSDDNPDLDKNYHELLTSLHHDKAEFETVSLLGGFLQWFKNKSRS from the exons ATGCTGCGCATCTCGGGGCGCAGATGCAAACACAGCGCAAGCGCTGCGAGTACCAAGTGGAAGAGCAGCGAGAGTCCAGGCACACAGTACAGAAAGATAAGCCTAAAATGGGACGAAACAAATATATCGCTACATGTATTCGACCTAGTTccaagaaataaaaacaatggAGAAATGCTGGAAATGAAAAGtatgaatataataaaagaCATGTCCAAGACAAATTACGATTTTGCAGTATTCGGAATAGGCTATGTAGactatgataaaattttgaagtcTTTTAACAGAGCTGAATTGGTTAGGAGAAAAATGATTGACTCGATTCATACcaatatgaaaaaagtgaatggTCAATACATTTCGCTCATCCAACAATGTCTCCTTTTGAATGTCCCTCACTTCTGCCTTGGTAGAGATAGGGTAACCGAATTGGCTAGTATCGGCACTGCTATTTTTAGTAACCccaaggaaatattttccctcGTATACTACTTCCTCATCAACAGTGATAAGGCAGTTTCGGCCAGCTCAGACGTACCTCCTCCCCGTGGTGatgaacacaaaaaagacGTCATAGAATTAAACTTAGAAAATCAtgccccccatttttaccaCGCACTaattgtagaaaatgctCTCTACCTAATTTACAACTTGCATGCAATTCTGCTGAAAGTATTTAGGTCCAAATTTTATGTCCCCCCAAATGATAGCTTTCAAAATAGAAGTAGCAATAA AaatcaaatgaaaaaaacagagtTATATGCAGAGTATGAATTATGTCCAGAAAAGAAAGAGGTCAAAATTTTAGTCGTTTGTGATACCATATGTGTAgattatttttgcaattatgtaaagaaaaatttgcacctgtggaaaaatattactcCCTTTTACCATGAGATATTTGCactagaaaagaaaaacacttataagttttccctttccttgtttttgttcatttttgctcCGGTTGCATGGACATTGACGCTGTTGCTAAGGTACTTGTATCACTTATGGATTGAGTACTTCACCAAGGGGAAGGTCATCACTGTTGGGGGTGATGCATTCTTCCAGGATTCGAAATTGATCGATACTAGCGACGATAATCCCGACTTGGATAAAAACTACCACGAACTGCTCACCTCCCTGCACCATGACAAGGCCGAGTTTGAGACCGTCAGCTTGCTCGGGGGATTCTTGCAGTGGTTTAAAAATAAGAGCCGCAGTTAG
- a CDS encoding hypothetical protein (putative), giving the protein MYNGIGLKTPRGSGTNGYIQTNIAHIRNARNTVRDYEKFRNELKMNSIVDKRHTCDYSIIEHSEKRKIELKVLLYEEKLREEGKQSIQDLVDQYRNQLYEEYYDDKKRKERTVGMHSNRDNTCEENTHMLNDRKKKQLEDFQRALRIRRENSRDRGMLPGRDDAKGGASYGPKNGEKGREENNISKGLGRQPKRDTKKVKEKKKEKKKRKEKRHGKKHKSRREKRELSDDSDDTYQGGSSEESDEEDDEGGSPSRSVATSSDATSRDATSSDSNSSDATNSDANSSDDYSDADSSSPSEESDHSGNFESSESSVASSDDSSIHNAKRGKPLKKERRDGKKKRKNSSEESSYQRIRMHRTNKRRKSKDRRKSSDAFNSSSDASDSVNSSSSRDSSDASPRRRSDRMKKKPVGKGKEREKTKSVAAIRKDEDRKRVSSRKDRDKRGGRSGRIDESGEESSGSETSDNRDERDKHDKRDKRDERDKRDKRDERDERDKRDKRDERDERDKHDRRDKRNNHDNRDERDNRDKREKRDRRDHSEKPEGPNKRSPKKVSHAHARARARGSSSPSRSIMRRHDDAQPNDHRSEKAHKDRDKKQSDKYRKRSASSKSSSLGAPRKKKRIESGTDFRADNHERKNNQKNESQNFDNANCENTQFESEKLNKQPTNEETLQIINSIKKYYSKKGRNNCEKSEERNSPQRHLSYNDASPSEHRIEGREKNNKRSDSFDKVSSERSSSNSSNRRRATKHSRAKRKDHKERESRSPSAQNGHRKSTHRKGEGTTNEKSDGRRKKHTEDDKKGKDGNKEKSENLKSRPKEGKEHKQVSEEEHEKSQSKKEKERDDKKVTRKETPAEEEVHQQEIKQSSNDKNETETKGDDNRNAKERKKKFLFF; this is encoded by the coding sequence ATGTACAACGGTATCGGACTGAAGACCCCAAGGGGGTCAGGGACCAATGGGTACATTCAGACAAACATTGCGCATATCCGAAACGCCAGAAACACAGTCAGAGATTACGAGAAATTTAGGAACGAATTAAAGATGAATAGCATAGTGGACAAAAGGCATACCTGTGATTATTCAATTATTGAACActcagaaaaaagaaaaatagagTTAAAGGTTTTActatatgaagaaaaactgCGAGAGGAGGGGAAACAAAGCATCCAAGATTTAGTCGATCAGTATAGGAATCAGTTATATGAAGAATATTacgatgataaaaaaaggaaagagagaACAGTCGGTATGCATTCTAATAGGGATAATACGTGTGAGGAAAATACCCACATGCTTAatgataggaaaaaaaagcaactaGAGGATTTTCAGAGGGCCCTACGAATTCGAAGAGAAAATAGTCGCGATCGGGGGATGCTACCAGGGAGGGATGACGCCAAGGGGGGTGCATCCTATGGAccgaaaaatggggaaaaaggtcgagaagaaaataacatAAGCAAGGGTCTGGGAAGGCAACCCAAAAGAGATaccaaaaaagtgaaggaaaagaaaaaggaaaagaaaaagagaaaagaaaagagacACGGCAAAAAGCACAAATctaggagggaaaaaagggaactttCTGACGACAGTGATGATACATACCAGGGAGGAAGTAGCGAAGAGAGTGATGAAGAGGACGACGAGGGTGGGAGCCCCTCAAGAAGCGTCGCAACTAGTAGCGACGCAACCAGCCGTGACGCAACTAGTAGTGACTCAAACAGCAGTGACGCAACAAACAGTGACGCAAACAGCAGTGACGATTATTCCGATGCAGACTCTAGTTCACCTTCAGAAGAATCAGACCATTCGGGAAACTTCGAATCGTCTGAATCTTCGGTGGCTTCCAGTGACGACAGCTCCATACATAACGCAAAGCGTGGGAAGCCTCTTAAAAAGGAACGGCGagatggaaagaaaaaaaggaagaacagtTCTGAGGAGTCTTCTTATCAGAGAATAAGAATGCATAGAACcaacaaaagaagaaaatcgAAAGATAGAAGGAAAAGTTCGGATGCGTTTAACTCATCAAGCGATGCATCCGATTCGGTCAATTCTAGCAGTTCACGTGACTCAAGCGATGCCTCACCACGGCGTCGATCCGACcgaatgaaaaagaaacccGTTGGCAAGGGGAAGGAACGAGAGAAAACTAAAAGTGTTGCTGCCATACGTAAGGATGAAGATCGAAAACGTGTGAGCAGCAGGAAGGATCGAGATAAGAGAGGCGGGCGCAGCGGGAGAATAGATGAGTCAGGTGAAGAAAGCAGTGGAAGTGAAACAAGTGACAACCGTGACGAACGCGACAAACACGACAAACGCGACAAACGCGACGAACGCGACAAACGCGACAAACGCGACGAACGCGACGAACGCGACAAACGCGACAAACGCGACGAACGCGACGAACGCGACAAACACGACAGGAGGGATAAGCGTAACAATCATGACAACCGTGACGAACGGGACAATCGGGACAAACGTGAAAAACGTGACCGACGTGACCATAGTGAAAAGCCCGAAGGGCCAAATAAACGCTCCCCGAAGAAAGTCTCGCACGCTCACGCGCGCGCCCGGGCAAGGggttcctcctcccccagCAGAAGCATAATGCGCCGGCACGATGATGCCCAACCGAACGATCACAGATCTGAAAAAGCGCATAAAGACAGGGATAAAAAGCAGAGTGATAAATACAGAAAAAGAAGTGCCAGTAGTAAAAGTAGTAGTCTCGGTGCAccgagaaagaagaaaagaatcGAAAGTGGAACTGATTTCCGTGCGGACAATCATGAAAGGAAgaataatcaaaaaaatgaaagccaAAATTTCGATAATGCCAATTGTGAGAACACACAATTTGAGagtgaaaaattgaacaagCAACCCACCAATGAGGAAACGTTACAAATTATTAACAGCATAAAAAAGTACTacagcaaaaaaggaagaaacaacTGTGAAAAATCCGAGGAAAGGAATTCTCCACAGAGACACTTGAGTTATAATGATGCCAGTCCATCAGAACACAGGATAGAAGGTCGAGAGAAAAACAACAAGAGGAGTGATTCCTTTGACAAGGTCAGTAGCGAGCGCAGCAGTAGCAATAGCAGTAATAGACGTAGAGCCACCAAACACAGCCGTGCCAAACGTAAAGATCACAAAGAAAGAGAATCGCGAAGCCcaagtgcacaaaatggccaCCGGAAAAGTACTCATaggaaaggagaaggaacaacaaatgaaaaaagtgatgGTAGACGTAAAAAACATACGGaagatgataaaaaaggaaaagatgGAAACAAGGAAAAGTCAGAAAATCTTAAAAGTAGACcgaaagaaggaaaggaacATAAGCAGGTGAGTGAAGAAGAGCATGAAAAATCACAgagtaaaaaggaaaaggaaagagacGATAAAAAGGTAACCAGGAAAGAAACTCcagcggaggaagaagtgcACCAAcaggaaataaaacaaagcagtaatgacaaaaatgagacGGAGACCAAAGGGGATGATAACAGGAACGCAAAAGaacggaaaaagaaatttctgtttttttaa